Proteins from a genomic interval of Sphingomonas sp. Y38-1Y:
- a CDS encoding DUF4173 domain-containing protein yields MVLNDSMRRATFLAKIVGAVALIGLADFLFYGEEPGWTLGGFALAWAAVLALVRRDVRRSGPARSALAGAALFGAAMIDDPGPLDWVLFWTAIASAALLPLGRFDHAINWVGGLLVHAVRGLATPVRDLRRLMRPRRPAGRSKFRHVAATLALPVIGGGVFLMLFAAANPLIANAFAAIRFPDVGTGMLHLLFWSIVLLAIWPGFRPARAVLHDRGTLRDQGSLPSIPLLPLILSLVTFNAVFAIENVLDLVFLWSGAPLPAGVTLADYAHQGAYPLIVTALLAAGFVLIAARPGSAAAASPLVRRLIVLWVAQNLLLVASSIHRTLDYVAAYSLTGLRIAALGWMGLVAVGLVLITWRMLAGRTTRWLINANTLAAGVLLTAAAFSNLGAIAATWNVRHASRGEDLDLCYLGSLGPSALLPLIELEARAGGPVLRDRAAFLRARAMRTLELDQADWHRWTWRGARRLAAARERLGSDAAVPRKAQWGRDCDAAPNRPPEDVSAPPVRPTPTPLTKRQRP; encoded by the coding sequence ATGGTTCTCAACGACTCGATGCGACGCGCAACGTTCCTGGCCAAGATCGTCGGTGCCGTCGCACTGATCGGCCTGGCCGACTTCCTGTTCTATGGCGAGGAGCCGGGATGGACGTTGGGTGGCTTCGCGCTGGCATGGGCGGCGGTGCTCGCGCTCGTGCGCCGGGACGTCCGTCGGAGCGGCCCCGCCCGCTCTGCGCTCGCCGGCGCGGCGCTGTTCGGTGCGGCGATGATCGACGATCCCGGTCCGCTCGACTGGGTGCTCTTCTGGACCGCGATCGCTTCAGCCGCGCTGCTGCCGCTTGGCCGCTTCGATCACGCGATTAACTGGGTCGGCGGCCTGCTCGTCCACGCGGTGCGCGGGCTGGCGACGCCCGTTCGCGACCTCAGGCGGTTGATGCGACCCCGGCGCCCTGCCGGCAGATCCAAGTTCCGCCACGTGGCCGCGACTCTAGCGCTGCCGGTCATCGGCGGCGGCGTGTTCCTGATGCTGTTCGCCGCGGCCAATCCGCTGATCGCCAATGCATTCGCCGCCATCCGGTTTCCGGATGTCGGGACGGGCATGCTGCACCTCCTCTTCTGGTCGATCGTCCTGCTGGCGATCTGGCCCGGCTTTCGGCCAGCGCGCGCCGTTCTGCACGACCGCGGCACGTTACGCGATCAAGGCTCGCTGCCATCGATCCCGCTCTTGCCTCTCATCCTGTCGCTGGTCACGTTCAATGCGGTCTTCGCGATCGAGAACGTTCTCGACCTCGTCTTCCTGTGGAGCGGCGCGCCGCTTCCCGCCGGCGTCACGCTTGCCGATTATGCGCATCAGGGCGCCTATCCGCTGATCGTCACGGCGCTGCTCGCCGCCGGCTTCGTCCTGATCGCGGCGCGGCCGGGCAGCGCGGCGGCGGCAAGTCCGCTGGTCCGGCGTCTGATCGTGCTCTGGGTCGCGCAGAATTTGTTGCTTGTGGCATCCAGCATCCATCGGACGCTGGACTATGTCGCCGCCTATTCGCTGACCGGATTGCGGATCGCCGCGCTGGGCTGGATGGGGCTGGTCGCGGTGGGGCTCGTGCTCATCACGTGGCGGATGCTCGCCGGTCGAACGACGCGCTGGCTGATCAACGCCAACACGCTCGCCGCGGGCGTCCTGCTCACGGCTGCTGCCTTCAGCAACCTGGGCGCGATCGCCGCGACCTGGAACGTCCGCCACGCCAGCCGGGGCGAGGACCTTGACCTCTGCTATCTCGGCAGCCTTGGCCCGTCTGCGCTGCTGCCGTTGATCGAGCTTGAAGCGCGCGCCGGCGGGCCGGTGCTACGCGACCGCGCCGCCTTCCTTCGGGCGCGGGCAATGCGCACACTCGAACTGGACCAGGCAGACTGGCACCGCTGGACCTGGCGGGGCGCCCGCCGGCTCGCGGCGGCGCGCGAGCGGCTGGGCAGCGACGCGGCGGTGCCGCGAAAGGCGCAATGGGGCCGCGACTGCGACGCCGCGCCCAACCGTCCGCCGGAGGACGTCTCCGCGCCGCCTGTCCGGCCGACACCCACCCCGTTGACGAAGCGCCAGCGACCATGA